From the genome of Devriesea agamarum, one region includes:
- the ndk gene encoding nucleoside-diphosphate kinase → MSIERTLVLVKPDGVQRGLTGEILRRIEAKGYRLIALQQRTATEEELRAHYAEHDGKSFFPSMLAFMSSGPVVAAVLEGERVIAGFRSLAGATDPTVAAPGTIRGDLGRDWGTVEMRNLVHGSDAPESAAREIKIWFPGL, encoded by the coding sequence ATGAGTATTGAACGAACACTTGTCCTGGTTAAGCCCGACGGCGTGCAGCGCGGCCTCACCGGGGAGATCCTGCGCCGAATTGAAGCCAAGGGGTATCGACTTATTGCGTTGCAGCAGCGCACGGCGACCGAAGAAGAACTGCGCGCCCATTATGCCGAGCACGACGGTAAATCGTTTTTCCCATCGATGCTGGCCTTTATGTCCAGCGGTCCGGTGGTTGCAGCGGTTCTCGAGGGGGAGCGAGTGATCGCCGGGTTTAGGTCTTTGGCAGGGGCAACCGATCCCACCGTCGCCGCCCCGGGAACAATTCGAGGTGATTTAGGGCGCGATTGGGGAACCGTTGAGATGCGCAATCTTGTGCACGGATCGGACGCCCCGGAATCTGCCGCGCGTGAGATCAAGATTTGGTTTCCCGGGCTATGA
- a CDS encoding WXG100 family type VII secretion target: protein MTGFLGMNTAAAHQFGQDAGQAARTLEDLSKHVEQSLSSARWIGADADAFREVWRCQVAARIAGVCARLTVLGATVEAQAQAQDAVSGAVDGHWTGASPIPAGASSNRTHTSPIPTHASSIPAAQSSGRVNNPLIPDGIESPLDDVANLSAITTSVLAHRARQDLDHLLGVNLERSWARTIHAGSDGIGLVADSGVAWAHSVGLGSDALDQAHRDGEHFRSVLTDIATGDRAPTVTEVVASGTVATASVAGAIASLGGIRTSLFNDRPGGKVSCVRTDTAPHHSAQNLADLVRANDALRVPDEAPAGSPGHIQIQRIESSAHTRPVYIVQIPPTEGHGITDARSWGTQENSRDWASNLRLAAGEHSAAMDDVLAAMRHPDEHGQPLVPDGAEVLFVGHSQGGLIGARLAADPAVNATSGAPGTYRVTHSFSVGSPVQTVTPALADTEIVNVAHQLGDLTSDGSLSGDPIPYLDLQGLRFDGTHLNHPHVHEVELPGYRDAPSSKYLVDNHDSIPRDSAGNPEKKGYYRSVEAHTGSDPTLSALQRDLTGRYIGSGTVVTRDSVVTVGRGQP, encoded by the coding sequence GTGACGGGTTTTCTCGGGATGAACACCGCTGCGGCTCACCAGTTCGGACAGGACGCGGGCCAGGCCGCGCGTACTTTGGAAGATCTCAGCAAGCATGTGGAACAGAGTTTGTCCTCTGCCCGGTGGATTGGAGCCGACGCGGATGCTTTTCGCGAAGTGTGGCGATGCCAGGTCGCGGCCCGTATAGCCGGGGTCTGCGCTCGTTTAACGGTGCTCGGCGCGACGGTGGAGGCTCAGGCGCAAGCCCAAGATGCCGTCTCTGGTGCCGTGGATGGGCACTGGACCGGCGCATCACCGATCCCAGCGGGCGCATCGTCGAACCGAACGCACACATCACCAATCCCAACGCACGCATCATCAATCCCAGCAGCACAGTCGAGCGGGCGCGTAAATAATCCGTTGATCCCCGACGGGATTGAATCCCCGCTCGATGATGTGGCGAACTTGTCCGCAATCACCACCTCAGTTCTAGCCCACCGGGCCCGTCAAGACCTCGATCACCTCCTCGGAGTAAATCTTGAGCGGTCCTGGGCTCGAACTATTCACGCAGGCTCTGATGGCATCGGATTGGTTGCCGATAGCGGTGTGGCGTGGGCCCACTCCGTGGGACTGGGATCCGACGCCCTCGATCAGGCACATCGCGACGGTGAGCATTTCCGCTCGGTTCTCACCGATATCGCCACTGGTGACCGCGCCCCGACGGTCACGGAAGTGGTGGCTTCCGGGACGGTTGCAACGGCCTCCGTCGCCGGGGCGATTGCATCGCTGGGCGGAATCAGAACCTCCCTTTTTAATGATCGACCAGGTGGGAAGGTAAGTTGCGTACGTACGGACACCGCTCCACACCACTCTGCACAAAATCTCGCCGATCTGGTGCGGGCAAACGATGCCTTGAGAGTTCCTGATGAGGCCCCGGCTGGTTCACCCGGGCATATTCAGATTCAGCGCATTGAAAGCTCTGCTCATACCCGTCCGGTCTATATCGTGCAGATCCCGCCCACCGAAGGGCATGGCATCACCGATGCTCGTTCATGGGGCACCCAGGAAAATTCGCGTGACTGGGCGTCAAATCTGCGACTAGCCGCTGGAGAGCACTCGGCGGCGATGGACGATGTTTTAGCAGCGATGCGTCACCCGGATGAGCACGGTCAACCGCTGGTTCCCGACGGAGCTGAGGTGCTTTTCGTCGGGCACTCACAAGGCGGTCTCATCGGTGCCCGACTCGCCGCTGATCCGGCGGTAAATGCGACCTCTGGCGCACCGGGAACCTATCGGGTCACGCATTCGTTTTCGGTGGGATCCCCCGTCCAAACAGTGACGCCTGCGCTTGCGGATACCGAAATTGTCAATGTTGCGCATCAGCTGGGCGACCTGACCTCTGACGGCTCATTGAGCGGGGATCCGATCCCTTACCTGGACCTTCAGGGCCTTCGCTTTGACGGTACTCACCTCAACCACCCTCATGTGCATGAGGTGGAACTTCCGGGATACCGGGATGCCCCGTCGTCGAAATACCTGGTCGACAACCATGATTCAATCCCCCGCGATTCCGCCGGGAATCCCGAAAAGAAGGGGTACTACCGGAGCGTGGAAGCCCACACCGGCAGCGACCCGACGCTTTCAGCTCTGCAACGGGATCTCACGGGGCGCTATATCGGATCTGGAACCGTGGTGACCAGGGATAGCGTCGTCACGGTTGGACGGGGCCAACCGTGA
- a CDS encoding Nramp family divalent metal transporter — protein sequence MTETAAQSAVGRRPLPFLLGPAFVAAIAYVDPGNVAANITAGALYGYLLVWVLVAANLMAVLVQYLSASLGLVTGHSLPELLGQRLSKPSRLLFWGQAESVAAATDLAEIIGGAIALQILFGLPLVVGGVIVGLVSMALLVVQTRHGQRWFELVIGALLVVITLGFLSALLVSNVSWGAAAHGMIPRFSGSETVLLAASMLGATVMPHAIYAHSALVTDRHGRRRSAGLTRRLLRATRWDVGVSLLIAGSVNVAMLLVAAGSLAGTPGTDSIEGAHRAITAALGPGIGIAFGVGLLASGLASTSVGCYAGSAIMGGLLHRRIPIVLRRAITLVPALVLLGIGIDPTWALVVSQVVLSLGIPFALIPLVRMHSSPELMGEHVAGLGLRTVAWIVTGLIVALNIALVVLTFWPGAGS from the coding sequence ATGACCGAAACCGCAGCCCAGTCAGCGGTGGGCCGACGCCCCCTGCCGTTTCTCCTGGGCCCTGCGTTTGTTGCCGCGATCGCCTATGTCGATCCGGGAAACGTCGCAGCAAATATCACAGCAGGTGCCCTGTACGGTTATCTGCTGGTGTGGGTTTTAGTGGCCGCCAACCTGATGGCCGTGCTAGTCCAATATTTATCAGCCAGTCTCGGCCTGGTGACAGGGCATTCGTTGCCGGAGTTGTTGGGGCAACGTTTATCTAAACCCTCGCGACTGCTGTTTTGGGGACAGGCCGAAAGTGTGGCGGCCGCGACCGACCTCGCAGAAATCATCGGCGGCGCGATCGCATTACAGATCCTGTTCGGCCTTCCGCTCGTGGTGGGAGGCGTGATTGTCGGTCTGGTATCGATGGCCCTGCTCGTGGTGCAGACCCGGCACGGACAGCGGTGGTTTGAACTGGTTATTGGTGCACTGCTCGTGGTGATTACGCTGGGATTCCTGTCGGCGCTGCTGGTCAGCAACGTGTCATGGGGAGCAGCTGCTCACGGCATGATTCCGCGCTTCAGTGGATCTGAGACGGTGCTCCTGGCGGCCAGTATGCTCGGCGCTACCGTGATGCCCCATGCGATATACGCGCATTCAGCACTGGTGACCGACCGGCACGGCAGGCGGCGCAGCGCAGGGCTTACGCGCAGGTTGCTGCGCGCGACCCGCTGGGATGTCGGAGTATCCCTGCTGATCGCAGGCAGCGTGAACGTGGCGATGCTGCTCGTGGCAGCGGGAAGCCTCGCAGGAACGCCCGGCACGGACTCAATTGAGGGTGCCCATCGAGCGATCACCGCGGCGCTCGGCCCAGGTATCGGCATCGCATTCGGGGTCGGACTGCTGGCGTCGGGCCTGGCATCAACCTCGGTGGGATGCTACGCCGGCTCGGCCATTATGGGTGGTTTGCTGCATCGGCGCATTCCGATTGTGCTGCGTCGAGCCATCACCTTGGTGCCCGCCCTGGTTTTGCTCGGCATCGGTATTGATCCCACCTGGGCGCTGGTGGTCTCGCAGGTGGTGCTCAGCCTGGGGATACCCTTCGCCCTGATTCCCCTGGTGCGGATGCATTCTTCGCCTGAGCTGATGGGGGAGCACGTGGCAGGGCTTGGCCTGCGCACGGTGGCATGGATTGTGACTGGCCTTATCGTGGCACTGAATATCGCCCTGGTGGTACTGACGTTTTGGCCTGGTGCGGGTTCGTGA
- a CDS encoding bifunctional folylpolyglutamate synthase/dihydrofolate synthase has translation MPRPTVQSMGEELREVYTALLARAPENKIEPDLTRIRRILDLMGNPERAYRTVHIAGTNGKTSTARITERILRQAGLRTGRMTSPHLHSVTERVAVDGKPLPEDEFVQAYRDIEPFLEIVDAQSLREGGPRMTFFEVLTALSFQALASAPVDVAVVETGLGGSWDATNVISPDAAVITSIGYDHQEYLGHDITDIAGEKAGILTADALGIIAHQERSEAREVILERAEEIGATLALEGDQIVVLSRVPGVGGQQISVQAVAGRYEDLFLSLLGEHQAHNALLAIAAAEAVLTGGERELDHDLLREALADVSSPGRAEVVRQSPTILVDAAHNPDGAAALVETVRESFRFTHVVGVVGVLEDKDAEQILAALEPLCDEVVVTRSSSPRALPADELADIARDVFDDDDRVVERPRLDDAIQAAVDLAESRADAFGGVVCCGSVTIAAEARALLRREGDE, from the coding sequence GTGCCCCGTCCCACCGTTCAGAGCATGGGAGAAGAATTGCGTGAGGTCTACACCGCGCTTCTCGCCCGGGCGCCGGAAAACAAGATTGAACCGGACCTCACCCGAATCCGCCGCATTCTCGATCTGATGGGAAACCCGGAGCGCGCATACCGCACCGTGCATATCGCCGGGACCAACGGTAAAACCTCGACAGCACGGATCACCGAACGTATTTTGCGTCAGGCGGGTCTGCGCACCGGTCGTATGACCAGCCCTCACCTGCACTCGGTCACCGAGCGGGTAGCTGTTGACGGTAAACCGTTGCCTGAGGACGAGTTCGTGCAGGCCTACCGCGATATCGAACCATTCCTTGAGATCGTGGATGCGCAGTCCCTGCGTGAGGGCGGTCCGCGCATGACCTTTTTTGAGGTGCTGACCGCGCTGTCATTCCAAGCGCTGGCAAGTGCCCCCGTGGATGTCGCGGTGGTTGAGACTGGGCTCGGTGGCAGTTGGGACGCTACCAACGTCATTTCGCCCGACGCCGCAGTCATCACCTCGATCGGCTACGACCATCAGGAATATCTCGGCCACGACATCACCGATATCGCCGGTGAGAAAGCCGGCATCCTCACCGCCGACGCCCTGGGGATCATCGCTCATCAGGAACGTTCCGAAGCGCGCGAGGTGATCTTGGAACGGGCCGAAGAGATCGGTGCGACGCTCGCGCTCGAAGGCGACCAGATCGTGGTGCTCTCTCGCGTTCCAGGTGTCGGAGGTCAGCAGATATCGGTCCAAGCGGTTGCAGGACGCTACGAAGACCTCTTCCTATCTCTGCTCGGTGAACACCAAGCGCACAACGCGCTGCTTGCCATTGCGGCGGCTGAGGCGGTGCTGACCGGCGGGGAACGGGAACTGGACCACGATCTATTGCGCGAGGCGCTCGCCGATGTCAGTTCGCCGGGCCGGGCCGAGGTGGTTCGGCAGTCGCCGACGATCCTGGTGGACGCCGCGCACAACCCCGACGGTGCCGCGGCACTGGTCGAGACCGTCCGGGAGAGTTTTCGATTCACCCACGTGGTGGGCGTGGTAGGCGTGCTCGAAGATAAAGACGCTGAGCAGATCCTCGCTGCGCTTGAGCCGCTGTGTGACGAGGTAGTGGTCACTCGCTCCTCATCGCCACGCGCGCTGCCCGCGGATGAACTGGCAGATATAGCCCGCGATGTGTTCGATGATGATGACCGGGTGGTCGAACGCCCGAGGTTGGACGATGCGATTCAAGCAGCTGTTGATCTCGCTGAGAGCCGCGCCGATGCTTTCGGTGGGGTGGTGTGCTGCGGTTCGGTGACGATCGCCGCTGAGGCGAGGGCGCTGCTGCGGCGGGAAGGAGACGAGTAA
- a CDS encoding DUF4233 domain-containing protein: protein MGRVQELLTPSPRKGGAQRMFSATTLILEAFVVFFAMLVAHGLDEGTRLLSWTLGGVLAVALLVVAGSLRAWSGYLAGIVLQVGIISMGAFVPMMWWIGLGFAVLYVFGLLKGHQLDREKDEVDRKILAEHGADAG, encoded by the coding sequence ATGGGCAGAGTGCAGGAGCTTTTAACGCCGTCGCCGCGCAAGGGCGGTGCCCAGCGCATGTTCAGCGCGACGACCCTCATCTTGGAAGCATTCGTCGTCTTTTTTGCGATGCTGGTCGCCCACGGGTTGGATGAGGGAACCCGTCTGCTGTCCTGGACCCTCGGTGGAGTGCTGGCGGTGGCGCTACTGGTCGTCGCGGGCAGCTTGCGGGCCTGGTCGGGTTATCTCGCAGGGATTGTATTGCAGGTCGGAATCATTTCCATGGGAGCCTTTGTACCGATGATGTGGTGGATTGGCCTCGGGTTTGCAGTCCTTTATGTGTTCGGTTTGTTGAAAGGCCATCAGCTAGATCGCGAAAAGGACGAGGTTGACCGCAAGATCCTGGCTGAGCACGGCGCGGATGCCGGCTAA
- a CDS encoding S-layer homology domain-containing protein encodes MFTPSSRHAHFPISSPRRQTHRTRSGGTSPRFAGRLASVLIVVAAFIIPGQIPARADDPLGGFDAGNLITDGEFFDGGRLDTAGVSNALHRLGARCTTRPNNGDPNWAPCLKDATFDVPAREATKYCQALPAGTKQSAAQILADVGRACSINQQVLLVMLQKEQSLVATTEPNARRYRNALGFGCPDFAGCDPRYDGFVNQVYSAANRLHQYGDPAYHNSFNYHPGKELIQYSPYAFCGSARVEIKNEATAALYNYTPYTPTQAALNAGGGAVRDDVCATYGNRDFYRIYRSWFGIPNGSDGTAAPVAAPFGKNGKSGFSDVKPDTMFFIEISWLRHKGITTGFPDGTYRPWEPINRDAMAAFLYRAAGSPSFNPPSASPFKDIDLSTPYYKEITWARAQGITTGFPDGTYRPWEPINRDAMAAFLYRAEGSPAIKPPSRSPFTDMTSRTMFYREVSWAANSGITTGYPDGTYRPTQPIDRDAMAAFIYRVKN; translated from the coding sequence GTGTTCACTCCCTCCTCACGACACGCACATTTCCCCATCTCTTCCCCTCGCCGTCAGACACATAGGACCAGATCAGGTGGTACATCGCCCCGCTTCGCCGGGCGCCTTGCCTCGGTCCTGATCGTGGTAGCGGCGTTTATCATCCCCGGGCAAATCCCCGCCCGCGCGGACGACCCATTGGGGGGATTTGATGCGGGAAACCTGATCACAGACGGCGAATTCTTCGACGGGGGCCGACTCGATACCGCCGGGGTCAGCAACGCTCTCCATCGACTCGGTGCCCGTTGCACCACCCGCCCCAATAACGGGGATCCGAACTGGGCGCCATGCCTCAAAGATGCAACGTTCGATGTGCCCGCCCGCGAGGCCACCAAATACTGTCAGGCCCTTCCCGCCGGAACCAAACAGTCCGCGGCCCAGATTCTCGCCGACGTGGGCCGAGCCTGCTCCATCAACCAGCAAGTTCTTTTGGTGATGCTGCAAAAAGAACAGAGCCTCGTCGCAACTACTGAACCGAATGCGCGTCGGTACCGCAACGCGCTCGGCTTCGGATGCCCTGATTTCGCAGGCTGCGATCCCCGCTATGACGGGTTCGTGAACCAGGTCTACAGTGCCGCGAACCGTCTGCACCAGTACGGTGACCCCGCCTACCACAACTCGTTCAATTACCATCCCGGTAAAGAATTGATCCAGTACAGTCCATACGCCTTCTGCGGATCAGCCCGGGTCGAGATTAAAAACGAAGCCACCGCAGCCCTGTACAACTACACGCCCTACACCCCAACTCAAGCCGCACTCAACGCGGGCGGAGGCGCAGTGCGCGACGACGTCTGTGCGACCTATGGAAACCGTGACTTCTACCGGATCTACCGGTCGTGGTTTGGTATCCCCAATGGGAGCGACGGCACTGCAGCACCGGTGGCAGCACCGTTTGGAAAGAACGGAAAGTCAGGGTTTAGCGACGTCAAGCCGGACACCATGTTCTTCATCGAGATTTCCTGGCTGCGGCACAAAGGCATCACCACCGGATTCCCGGACGGGACCTACCGGCCATGGGAACCGATTAACCGCGATGCGATGGCTGCCTTCCTGTACCGCGCCGCAGGTTCACCCTCCTTCAACCCGCCGTCGGCCTCGCCCTTTAAAGACATCGACCTCTCCACCCCGTACTACAAAGAAATTACCTGGGCGCGAGCCCAGGGCATCACCACCGGGTTCCCAGATGGGACCTACCGGCCATGGGAACCGATTAACCGCGATGCGATGGCTGCCTTCCTGTATCGGGCCGAGGGATCACCGGCCATAAAGCCTCCGTCACGCTCGCCTTTTACAGATATGACCTCGCGAACCATGTTCTATCGGGAAGTGTCGTGGGCGGCAAACAGCGGTATCACCACCGGATATCCCGACGGAACCTACCGTCCGACACAGCCCATTGACCGCGATGCGATGGCCGCCTTCATCTACCGGGTGAAGAACTAG
- the ileS gene encoding isoleucine--tRNA ligase: MVYPVTGGPLVPSPNFPEIETDVLDFWRQDDTFRASIQQRDGAEEFVFYDGPPFANGLPHYGHLLTGFVKDVVPRFRTMCGYKVDRRFGWDTHGLPAELEAMRELGMTEKSEIETMGIEKFNAASQRSVLKYTAEWEDYVTRQARWVDFDNDYKTLDLPYMESVMWAFKTLWEKGLAYEGYSVLPYCWNDQTPLSNHELRMDEDVYQDRQDLSVTVTFPLCGDKAEELGLAGVRALAWTTTPWTLPTNFSLAVGPEIRYVTVPAGPNGAADAQDDGVYLLAEDLVGAYAKELGYEDAAAAQAAVGERVYLGADLEYVRYQRLWDIYTDADTYGTENAWIITVADYVSTTDGTGVVHQATAYGEEDQKINAAYGIPVIVSVDDAAAFLPLFSGTALDAIAGMHVFEANKPIVRILRESNRLFRQATYVHSYPHCWRCRKPLIYKAVSSWFVKVTQFRDRMIELNENITWIPDNVKHGQFGKWLEGARDWAISRNRYWGSPIPVWKSDDPAYPRIDVYGSLAELERDFGTLPLDRDGNVNLHRPFIDELTRPNPDDPTGRSTMRRVTDVLDCWFESGAMPFAQVHYPFENREWFDTHYPADFIVEYIGQTRGWFYLMHVLATALFDSNAFSRVVCHGIVLGDDGFKASKSRRNYPDVEESFKTYGADAVRWYLMSTTILRGGNLVVTEQGIRDAVRQLLIPLWNVYYFLGLYANAAGAKDDDGKPAGYRAQTRYVAEDLMDRYVLAKTGDLVRSVRQSMDDCDIPGATETIRSYLDTMTNWYVRRSRERFWQGREEALDVLYTCLETLLRVTAPLAPMVTEKTWQNLTGGRSVHLTDFPDPDLFPCDPELVTRMDRVRDVCSVANGLRKTNGLRARLPLSELIVVAAGAEELSPLAALVADELNVKAVRFIDVASEEADALGVEQRLVVNARTAGPRLGKQVQQAIKGSKTGDWSQADDGTVTSGGIQLVSGEYTLDLVAGSGEGADGRAIGVLRGGDFVALDLRITPDLEAEGCARDVIRTVQAARRDAGFDVSDRIRLTVTGDPAVVDAVREHQELLAGEVLASKVCLDADPQTDGHTVTEKLPSGTVTISVAKN; encoded by the coding sequence ATGGTCTATCCGGTAACCGGAGGTCCGCTCGTCCCATCGCCGAACTTCCCTGAGATCGAGACCGATGTGCTCGATTTTTGGAGGCAGGACGACACATTCCGGGCGTCGATTCAGCAGCGCGACGGCGCAGAAGAATTCGTGTTCTACGACGGCCCGCCCTTTGCTAACGGTCTGCCTCACTACGGGCATCTGCTGACCGGATTCGTTAAAGACGTCGTCCCGAGATTTCGCACCATGTGCGGCTACAAGGTGGATCGCCGATTCGGATGGGACACCCACGGTCTGCCCGCTGAACTTGAGGCAATGCGCGAACTCGGCATGACCGAGAAGTCCGAGATCGAGACTATGGGGATCGAAAAGTTCAACGCCGCCTCACAGCGCAGCGTGCTGAAATATACCGCCGAGTGGGAAGATTACGTCACGCGCCAAGCACGCTGGGTGGACTTCGACAACGACTACAAGACGCTCGACCTGCCCTACATGGAATCCGTGATGTGGGCATTTAAGACCCTGTGGGAAAAGGGTCTCGCCTACGAGGGGTACAGCGTCCTTCCCTACTGCTGGAACGACCAGACCCCGCTGTCCAATCACGAGCTGCGGATGGACGAGGACGTCTACCAGGACCGTCAGGATCTCTCCGTGACCGTGACGTTCCCGCTATGCGGAGACAAAGCCGAAGAACTCGGTTTAGCGGGAGTGCGTGCGCTCGCCTGGACCACCACCCCCTGGACGCTACCCACAAACTTCTCGCTCGCGGTCGGCCCAGAAATCCGCTATGTCACCGTACCCGCCGGACCCAACGGGGCCGCCGACGCCCAGGATGACGGGGTCTACCTCCTCGCCGAAGACCTAGTCGGCGCCTACGCCAAAGAACTCGGATACGAAGACGCCGCCGCCGCACAGGCAGCAGTGGGTGAGCGCGTCTACCTGGGTGCCGATCTGGAATATGTGCGCTACCAGCGGCTGTGGGACATCTACACCGATGCCGACACCTACGGCACCGAAAACGCCTGGATCATCACCGTTGCCGACTACGTCTCCACTACCGACGGTACCGGTGTCGTCCACCAGGCCACCGCCTACGGTGAAGAGGACCAGAAAATCAACGCGGCATACGGCATCCCCGTGATCGTGTCGGTGGATGATGCGGCTGCATTCCTGCCGCTCTTTAGCGGAACTGCACTCGATGCCATCGCCGGCATGCACGTGTTCGAGGCGAATAAACCCATCGTGCGGATCCTGCGCGAGTCGAACCGGTTATTCCGCCAGGCCACCTACGTTCACTCCTACCCGCATTGCTGGCGTTGCCGCAAACCCCTGATCTACAAAGCGGTATCCAGCTGGTTCGTCAAAGTCACCCAGTTCCGTGACCGCATGATCGAACTGAACGAAAACATCACCTGGATCCCCGACAACGTCAAACACGGCCAGTTCGGCAAATGGCTGGAAGGCGCCCGGGACTGGGCGATCTCGCGCAACCGCTACTGGGGCAGCCCCATCCCGGTCTGGAAGAGCGATGACCCGGCCTACCCGCGTATCGACGTCTACGGTTCCCTGGCAGAACTCGAACGCGACTTCGGCACGCTGCCGCTGGACCGCGACGGGAACGTGAACCTGCACCGGCCATTCATCGACGAACTCACCCGCCCCAACCCGGACGACCCCACCGGGCGCTCCACCATGCGCCGCGTCACCGACGTGCTGGATTGCTGGTTTGAGTCCGGAGCCATGCCGTTTGCTCAGGTTCACTACCCGTTTGAAAACCGCGAATGGTTCGACACCCATTACCCGGCGGACTTTATCGTCGAATACATCGGCCAAACCCGCGGATGGTTCTACCTCATGCATGTTTTGGCTACCGCACTGTTTGACTCCAACGCGTTTAGTCGCGTGGTCTGCCACGGCATTGTGCTCGGCGATGACGGCTTCAAAGCATCCAAATCGCGTCGCAACTACCCGGATGTCGAAGAATCATTTAAGACCTACGGGGCCGACGCAGTGCGCTGGTACCTCATGTCGACCACTATTTTGCGCGGCGGAAACCTCGTGGTGACCGAGCAGGGAATCCGTGACGCAGTGCGCCAGCTGCTGATCCCGCTGTGGAACGTCTACTACTTCCTCGGGCTGTACGCCAATGCGGCTGGTGCCAAGGATGACGACGGTAAACCCGCGGGCTATCGGGCGCAGACGCGGTATGTCGCCGAGGATCTGATGGATCGGTACGTGCTCGCAAAGACCGGTGACCTGGTTCGGTCCGTGCGCCAGTCCATGGACGACTGCGATATTCCCGGTGCTACCGAGACCATCCGCTCCTATCTCGACACCATGACCAACTGGTATGTGCGCCGTTCCCGGGAACGGTTCTGGCAGGGGCGCGAAGAAGCCCTCGACGTGCTCTACACGTGCCTGGAAACCCTGCTGCGCGTGACCGCACCACTGGCGCCCATGGTGACGGAGAAAACCTGGCAAAACCTTACGGGTGGCCGGTCCGTGCACCTGACGGACTTCCCCGACCCGGACCTCTTCCCGTGTGATCCGGAGTTGGTCACCCGCATGGACCGGGTGCGCGATGTGTGCTCGGTCGCCAATGGTCTGCGCAAAACCAATGGCCTGCGGGCGCGTCTGCCGCTGTCTGAACTGATTGTGGTTGCCGCCGGGGCCGAGGAGCTGTCCCCGCTAGCCGCACTGGTCGCAGACGAACTCAATGTGAAAGCCGTTCGGTTTATCGACGTGGCCAGTGAAGAAGCGGATGCGCTCGGTGTCGAACAACGCCTGGTGGTTAATGCGCGGACCGCTGGACCACGGCTCGGCAAACAGGTGCAGCAGGCGATCAAGGGATCCAAGACCGGCGACTGGTCGCAGGCAGATGACGGCACCGTAACCTCGGGCGGCATCCAGCTCGTGTCCGGCGAATACACGCTGGACTTGGTTGCGGGCTCGGGTGAGGGTGCCGACGGGCGGGCCATTGGGGTGCTGCGCGGCGGCGACTTCGTGGCGCTTGATCTGCGGATCACCCCGGATCTGGAGGCTGAAGGCTGCGCCCGGGATGTTATTCGCACCGTGCAGGCGGCACGCCGCGACGCCGGTTTCGACGTCTCTGACCGTATCCGGCTCACCGTCACCGGTGATCCGGCTGTGGTCGATGCGGTTCGGGAACACCAGGAACTCCTCGCCGGTGAAGTGCTCGCCTCTAAGGTGTGCCTCGATGCCGATCCGCAAACGGATGGACATACGGTGACCGAGAAACTGCCCAGTGGCACGGTCACGATTTCAGTGGCGAAAAACTAG